The Triticum aestivum cultivar Chinese Spring chromosome 4B, IWGSC CS RefSeq v2.1, whole genome shotgun sequence sequence AAGATAAGAAATTGCAACTAATACAACTACTACGATAACTAAGTTTCTTGTTGTGGGGATAGCCCCTGAAGCAATGCGTTAGCATTCAGTTGAGTAGCATGTGGCATGCTTAGGCTAAACAAGAAGACAATCTAGACCAGATAGTAAGCTTAATTTGCATTGATGAGTACATAGAGCAGAATTTCCTCTTATAAATCATATGTTCGTGTCGTAGCCAGATTTTGATCATCATTAGTAAAATTGTTCCAGAGTTGATCTAGACCAGATAGTAAGCTTAATTTGCATGGTCAGACATTTTTCCTCCAAGTTAAGTTGGATGACTAAAATATTATCACTTCAAGATTTATCGTATCACAGTAGTCATCAAATAGTTTTTTGTGTCATGCACATAGACTTGGTCCCCCTTCTCTGCTGCACGCGCCAAACTCTAGATCAAATCCTCCTCTAGCAGCGACGGTGCTTCCTTCATAACCCTATGTGATTTATTTCTTTCCGTACCTTAAATTCATGTAGTCTTGGTCATATCAAGGAAAAGAACAGGATAACATTTTGTCACCTTCAGTGCTTCCTACTGTATTTGTTAGCTAATTTTGCTATGCAGATCTTATTTAACCCACCGTTTTGTTGTTATTTGGAATATATCCTATGTGTATCTAAATTTTTCCAGCCATGCTGTCGTGCCACACAAAAATACTTTACAGTTCGATTAGTTGAGAATAGACCGCATCTTCATACTAATTTCAAATATAGAATATTGAGACGACTTGTATTTTATCGTCCATCTTTATGTAGGATGCCTGTAGATCCCTTGTTTATTGTTAAATTGATCTTGTTAGATAAAGTGCAGCCACCCTGATAGCAATGTTTCTAATCAATACATACAAAGGAAGAGGGATCAACGGTTCGCAAGAGGATATATACTATTTGTTAATTATCTTGGTGATTCTTCTATCTGGATTATTTTACATATTGTCTCGAATACATAGATAACCTGGAGAATGTTCGCATCTTGCGGAAGGTAATTTAGACGAAATTATTAAGATTGATGCAAGAAGAGCTTGGGACCTCCACATTATGTACTGCACAAGTCCCTTTCAATTAAATTACCGTTCGTTAATTTATCTCATCCTCACTGGTCCATGTGTTCATGTATACCTCATGAAGAGCCTGGGACCTCCACATTACTACATCGACTTATGAATTTCTATAATCCACCTCCAAGCAATCATGCATGAACCATAAATTTTGCCAGTTTGTACCCTATTTGGTATCATTGGTTCACCCGCTGAATGTAACAAGGAATGACTTCTTATTCATCATGGAAGGGCTATTTTTCAATCATGATGTACATTATTTCTAGCTATAATATAAGTATATAACACATTCACCACTAGAGATCAGGTTTCTAATGTATAGCGGTCCTTCAAGTTTCAGAGAATGACATGCATATGTCTGTTAGATGTTGAGAAACTTCTGATGGGTTGGTAATTTGTAAATGGTCCTTCAAGTTTGAGCACATATTTGTCTTTTCATTTTTGCAATATTACTTCGAATAATTATTTTACCAAATAATGTTTGTGCTCCTCTCTTGATGTCTACTTCAGCACGTGTTTGTGTGCAAGATTTGGTGTTTATGTGCTAAACATACAAGGGAGGAATGCACTCCCTTATTATAAACAACTTTGCTGTGTTGGCCATATGTACAATTACTTGGAAGTGTGTCACAAGGCAGAGTAAAAATTTGACAAGAATATAGAAAAGACGGCAAAAGTTGTATGCCCGGATGTAATACCTTGTAGAATTGTTGTCTGTTAGACTATAGTGTAGAACATTCGTGCATGGCAGCAACAGTGTAAGAAATGCTCTGAGATTGTCTAGATAACAAATTTTGTCTATAATTTCTGCAATATTTGTAATGCCTATTTTAATTATAATTTTCCCAAATTTTACTAATTTCATCCATTAATACTTCTATTTTTGGATGTTCTGACGCGAGCCTTGCGATAGTGTTTTAGTAGCTAAAAGTGGCCATGATCAATCATATAACATGCATCCATCAACATTTCTAATTAAAATCCCCTATGCTTAATACCACAACTCAAACCATCAAGTCTGCTAGATTCAAGTTTAAAACATTGCAACCCAGTATTTATAAAGCTAAaatagacgggcgcggcaacgcgcgccatcaataaTCTAGTAGCTTGTAAAAATAGCTTGCATTGTGAGACGGATGGCGTAATCAATAAAAAATGGGTGTGGCAGTAGGTTCTAAAAAATAAGAGCACAACAGGTGTGACGACTTCATAGGAACAACATGCCTTTTGACTCAAAAAATTTGAGCTCCAAGCTTTACCACCGGCCACCTTGCGCATGTGGCTACCAACAACAAAGGGTAGTGCTTGCCAAATATCCTCACCCTCTACCTATAACAAACAAATACTAGAATAATGTTAACTGAAATCATTATGTCGGCTCCAGAAATTTTTAGTTCTCTTCACTAGCCGCCTCTGCCACATAATCAATCAGCTGCAGAAGGAAACCATCTAGGCAGTTTCCTTTCAGCTTCCGTCGTTCGGTAAGAGCATCTACTGCCGAACGGCTCAAACTATCTCTTGTATGCTCTGGATGTGCCCGATCATTAACTGGACAGGAGAGAAGAGAAAAAGTGATCCAACCGGACCTTTCATATCTTTTCTATATATCCAGGCTGTTCGCGAACCCTCATATTCATCTTAAATATGAGGAGGATATGAGGGCTCGCAGACACGCCCGGACGTGCCCAGTCAATCCGCCACGTAGGTTGCGGCCTCACTGTTtgttcattcttttttttcttttcatctCCATCAATCACGTGCAAGTGATCAGACATATGACGTAGAAAATGAAAATTATGCCTGCACGAATGAACAAATAGGGACTCAAAATGGGCACGCCCGGACACCGACCGAGCGCGCGTCCGCGAGCTTTTAGGGATCAAATTAAAGGTACATGGCTAAAGATGCTCTAAGGCGTCTCAGCAACTGGTGGCTAGAATCATTAGTTTAAGCAGTAGCCGTGGAGTCCAATTCATCATGCGTCGACGTGCATGATACAACCAATCTTGCGACGGAGGCAcgccaccacacacacacataggcATTCGCAGACGAGCAGCACCCTGCGTCTGACGGCGTGACTGCCAAGGCAGTAGTATACATGCCCGGACGTGGATGGCCGCCGCGGTGGACCAAAGTCAGAGTTCTCCTTCCCCGCCGCAGCCACCTTCCAGTCCATGCTGCCTGTTATAAATACGTCACACAGTGAAGCTCCTGGTTCTTCCATCAGatcccctcttctctctctctctattcttcTTGCTCTAGCACTCTGCACTGCTCTGTTCTTTCCGGCTAACACCGGCTACGCCCACCCCACGGCGGATGGAGGGCGTCGAGGAGATTGTCATCGCCGGCGCCGGGCTCGCCGGTCTCGCGACGGCCCTGGGGTTGCACAGGTAATTGAAGAATCATTCTAATTGGTTCCTTGTTCGGTTCGGCGCTAGCTCCGGCCTGGAAGCGAGATCGAGCTGACGAACGGGTGGTGCAGGAAAGGGGTGAGGTGCGTGGTGCTGGAGTCGTCGGCGACGCTGCGTGCGTCGGGGTACGCCTTCACCACATGGACCAACGCCTTCCGCGCCCTGGACGCCCTGGGCGTCGGGGACAAGATCAGGGAGCACCACCTGCTCTACGAGAGGTAATATTCTTTAAGCAACCCACAGAAGCTTTTCTGTCCAGAAGATGGTAGAGTAGTACAGATACTGACTGACAGTGGGACCCGGAATAATTGGGTCATGGTCAAACCTGTCAAATTACTTCTATTtatggaaaatgaatatttttcaccACCAGTCTATATTTGGTTTCTAAACTACAAAACCAGTTTGACACCTAGCAATTGTATGGATTAAAAGGTCCATCAAACCTCTGCGAGGTGGCTTTTCAATAAAAAAAATCTTCTAAATTTCAGAGAAGCAATTTCAGAAAATATACTAGCTTTCTTAAAAAAtagtccctccgtcccataatataagtgtGTTTTTGACACTAAACGCTCTGGTATTATGGGACTAAGGGAGTATAAGTTAGAagatattgttttgagatataaattaGAAGCCATTGGTATTGTCTGAAAACCCAGGAAACTCATAGTGGACTATGAATTCAGCCAATTCACTGTCAACATCGAATTTGCAAACTGCGCTACAAATTCAGCCCATTCATTATATACTGAAATACTCCATTCACTAGTGAAATGGGAAGAAGACTGAGTTATTCTACTTGATGGCAGGCTGGTGGCCTTCTCTGCATCCACGGGTGAGGCTGCCGCAAAAGTGAGCCTAAAGATGCAGGGCAAAAGGTACTGAATCTGAAACCATGCTCACTGAATTAATTACAGAAGCACGATCTGACAGTTTCTCCACGTACAATCTTACGAGCAATGCTCTGACCAACATCATGGTTGATTGTTGCATCAGCGGGCCTCACGAGATTCGGTGCGTGAAGCGCAACTTCTTGCTGGAGACGCTGGAGGAGGAGCTGCCGGAGGGCACCATCAGGTACTCCTCCAAGATCGTCGCCATCGAGGAAGAGGGCAACGTCAAGCTGCTGCACATGGCCGACGGCTCCATCATCAGAGCCAACGTAAGAATGCATCTTCTTCTTGTCTGCACTGCAGTGGCAAAATCTTACACTGACTAAGCGGATACGTGCGTGCAGGTTCTTGTGGGGTGTGACGGAGTGAACTCGGTGGTGGCcaagtggctgggcctgcccaagCCGATCCTCTCGGGGCGGTCCGCCACCCGGGGCCTCGCCGAGTACCCGGACGGGCACGGCTTCGGGCCCGAGATGCTGCAGTTCATCGGGCAGGGCTTCCGCTCCGGCGTGCTCCCCTGCTCCGACACCTCCGTGTACTGGAACTACACCTGGTACCCGTCCCCGGCGGACGGGGACGCGGAGGAGAGCGTGGACAAGATGCGGCGGCACGTGCTGGCCAGGCTTCGGGCCGCCAAGATCCCCGCGGAGGCGCTGGACGTGGTCGAGCGGGGCGAGATGAGCGAGGTGGTGTCGTCGCCGCTGCGGTTCCGGTCCCCGCTGGCGCTGGTCCGGGGCAGCATCTCCAGGCGCGGCGTGTGCGTGGCCGGCGACGCGTTCCACCCGATGACCCCGGAGCTCGGGCAGGGCGGCTGCGCGGCGCTGGAGGACGGCGTCGTCCTTGCCCGATGCCTCGGCGAGGCCTTCGCCGTCGGCGGGCACGGGAGCGCCGAGGCGGCCCTGGAGAAGTACGCCGGGGAGCGGAGGTGGCGCGCCGTCCGGCTGGTCACTGCCGCGTACGTCGTCGGCTTCGTGCAGCAGAGCAGCAACCCGGCGATCAAGTTCCTGAGGGAGAGGTTCCTGTCCGGGTTGCTGGCCAGAGTGATGGTCGACATGGCCGACTTCGACTGCGGGAAGCTCTAGTAGTTATGTCACTCCTTCACGGCAAAACGAGAACAACGAGAGAAAACGAATCGGTTAAAACGGCATCAATCAAATCGATTTGATGCCTGTATTTCGACTTTTCGAGTTAAATAAAGAAAATAGTTTGATACCCGATAAGATTATAAAAACactaacacccacacgtgtgggcgtttgcatctcacCCACATgcgtggatccgcgtccgtttATGGGTGCATGAATCTTGGCATGTTCGTGGTATCACATAGGACTGGCCTGGGGTGTGTGGGTATTCATCCGGTCGCTCACACGTCCGTTTCACCACACGAAGGGGCCGGCGTGTGGGCATTTAGCAATTCGCCCACACGCCAGATCATGTTCACGCACAAGGGCTGATGTGTGGACATTtgtcatctcgcccacacgcccgtctcctctcccacacccaaactgccagttgccatgtgttttgcggTGTACATGATAAattgccctagtgtgcttgtaagcatatggcaactctctttttttatccaaacatgtcagttgccatgtgttgcagggtacacggcaactgccctagtgtgtttgtaagcagatggcaactctctcttttacccgaacatatcagctaccatgtgttttgcagggtacacgacaactgccctagtgtgcttgtaagcagatgacaactctcccgaacatgtcagttgccatgtgttttacagggtacacggcaactgccctagtgtgcttgtaagcagatagAAACTctcccgaacatgtcagttgccatgtgttttgcaggatatacggcaactgccctagtgtgcttgtaagcagatgacaactctcttttttacccgaacatgtcagttgccatgtgttttgcagggtacacggcaactgcctagtgttagtaggtggcaactcctaaagttttcaaatcatggcaactatagtaaaccagaccatacatgaaaactatagtaaaccagaccatatATGACAACAGCTGCAGTTTGTCCAAAAATGGCATCTAGCACTTTacctgagatggcaactgtagttgagcaaccatggcaactgtagttgtccgacatggtaATTGTAGTTTAATGACAtgacaactgcagttaaacgaacatgaaaAAGGGTCcgggaccatggcaactgcgggcgcgtggtgactgtcacacggggcgtgcgggaccatgaGATAGGAGGCCTGACGTACatgcgtgtgggcgttatctattttgcccacacgtaggcatGTGAGAGGGACCGTGAAAGAAAAAAAGGCGggtgggcattacttgttttgtcCACACGTAGGCGAGTGGACTGATCCTTTTAAACACCACATAAAACGTGTGGACAGACCccttaacgcccacatgtgtgggcgttatcaacgtcgattattactccctccgtctcataatataaaaatATTTTTAACACTAGTATAGTATTAAAAACGGTCTTATatcatgggacggagggagtagtctacAATATGTAGATAATACCCTTGTCATCTTGAAAAACAGAGGGAGAACAGAGGGAGCGCCTATAACTCAGTTTCTTTTTTCACTTTAGCTATCATCTGACTGAGTTTTaaattttgggtcagtcaattttttgaTCGTAGATTGCTGCTCCAAGATGCGTGCTAGTTATTTTTTCCCCTGTTGTGTGCCATGTCCTGTATTGGGCTAGACGTTTTTTGATTGACCCCTATTTTGGGTCAGTTGATCTCTTGTTGACTGAAGTCTGTTACATGTTTTCTTATTAGACTGTTTGCGTGCGTTTTTACATCTTTTTTTGTCGGTTTTTATGGGTATAGTTTGGATGTTGGGCGAATATAAAATAAAGACACGTAAGTAATGTATAATTTGTGTGTAAATTGTAATTCTATGAAAAATGCACTATTATGTGCCATTATTCATTTGTTCTTAGATTTTATTTTTGCAAAAGTTCCActtttatatgcttattcttgcatgtTTTTAAAAAGCACAATTTTTATGTATACTCCACGCAAATTTTGTCAGTgtttgttttatatgatttttcacaTTTTCTTTGTTCttaaatggtaataccaatgcTACATATTCATTCTTTCTTTTGTGGATAaatttgctttatttttttattccagATTTTTGTTTCTatgtgtttttcttttcttttattggttattttttgttTTGTGTGTTTTagctttttttttagtttttttctttacaCTTTTTTGGATCACTATGCGTTTAGATCactatagtgatctaaacgctcttatattagtttacagaaggATTATTTTTTAATGTAAATTCTGCTAGTATATGTTAGTTCTTGCATAGCTATAAAAAGTGCAATTTATGTGTAAATTATGTGCAAATTTACCATGATTTATTTTTTCAttcctttcttcttaaagggtggtaccaaatgccactacttcattcttttttagaaaatgttatatttttgtgtgttcaaataaGTATACACACAATTACTATAcaacatgtgtgtaaattatagtaGAGTGCAAAATTGCAGTATTATATGTTCGTTGTTTGCATATTACTAAAAGTGCAATTTTAGTGCAAACTTTATTATTttcattttgttttagtttttttttcattttctttcttcttaaagggtttcattcttccatacaaaatgttattgtgttgttttattttctttctttagaGGCAATACAGATTTCATTCCACTAGTatattttttgtttcatttttttgttttaagGTCCAAGCCAGGCTGTAAAAGACTAAGCGCCTATCAAATAACTGCCCTCATAACAAGGATAAACACGCACTCAATTTTAGTGTAGTGTGTGTGGTTCATACCGTTGTCTAAAAATTACATTACTATATGCTTATTTTTGCATGTTATGAAACAGTGCAATTTCTGTGCCAACCGTGTGCAATTCTCTATCATTGTTTGTTTTATGTGTAGTCGCTTATGCACGGGCATGCAGATTGCTTTTCATCCAACATGCAAAGCTAACTCATGTGCAGACGTGCTTCTAGAAACTATACTAGTTAGGGGCAGAGCTGTGTAGATACACGTAGGGGTAGTACTATGTAAAAATTACTATGTACAAATATTcaagggacaattccatttctccccctaacttgagTCACCACCTGGGATTTGCCCCTAGttttcaggtatgctcaaaaatacccctcttccgtctGTGGCCCTTACAGAAATCCCCCTCCGGGCCGTTTCCGTCGGGTCAATGGTCTTTGACCGGTAACTTGGCGTGTGTTGGACATTTTGGCCCCTGGTTCTTACATGTGGGCCCGTATCGAAATGTTATCCACTCGCTCACTCTGTTTCTTCTACCTCGCGACGCACCTCTTCTCTCGTTCCCCTCTTGGCGACCGCACCAGCGGCGCACGAACGACATCGTTCTGGAGCTCGGGCAGTGAGGCCGCGTGGATGTGCACCTCACGCATGTCGTCCGCAAGCTCTTCTGTCGCCGTGGAGGTAAGTTATTCTTCTCTGATTTGTGTGCACCCGCGGATTTCTCGTTAGGGTTTGAAGTAAAATTGGGGATTTGCTCTCTCCTAGGTCGATGGGGTCGGCATAGTGCAGTTCTCCTCCGAGTTCTACATGTCGGATCCGAGTTATTGCGGCCTTGAGAAGCTTTCCGAGCATCGGTGCCCGAGGCACGGGCTCGTTCCCGCTCGCCGTGTCGCTTGGGGAGGAGCAAGCACGGGGATACGTTTTCTTGGATGCCCACTGGATGTAATTTGGTAGATTGTATCTGCTTTGCAACAAATTGGTGCCAAGATCGCATTTTGACGATAATTTTTTATGTTGCAGCTTCCTGATGAATGTCAATGGGCTGTGTGGGTTGACCCTCCTCCTCCAGATCTTGTGGGGCGTGCATTTGAGACACTACATGATGGACTAGAAGCAAGTTGGCTCAAATCTCATCGTTTAGAGAAGAGGGTGACACATCTCAGAGAGAAAAAGAAGAAGTTAAAGTTACAATTGCATAAGAAGCATGATCAGATGGAAACATGGGCATTTTTGATGATAATTATTGGCATATGCATTCTATCATATTTTTTTGGTTCAAAGAATGCATACTAGTCAGTGAGAACAAGCTAGTTTGGCACTGAGTAGAAATTAGCTTGATGTTGTGAACTTTTTGATGATGTGAGTAGTTCCTGGTTGTGAAACTTTGATGCTATGCATCTTTTGGAAAGACAAAGTAATTGAAAAGCATCAGTTGGATCTTGTGATTTCTCTCTGTCTTATTGTTTCTGTTTGTACCTCTCCAATCCATATTACTCGTCGATCAAATGGTCCCAACGAAACATGATcgacatccatttgagcgacaagtaatacgTGCCGGAGGAAGTGATCGACAACATCAATGATGAACAACAACAAGTTACGACCAGGATCAATTCCAAATAATACCAACAAAATGCCAACATCGACAACAAGGTATGACAACAGTAACATGAGACAACATGATCCATTACATAGTTCACACAACAACATCAACTATATAGTTCAAACAAACAGATGGTTCAAAGCTTCTGCTACATAGTTCGAACATGACTCAAATGACATGATCACACAGTGTTCACAGCAAGTTTCCCCTCTTGCTCCTAGTGTTGCATGCAGGATTAGAAGAGATCCTAGACTTGCTCCTAGTGCTCCTAGCATCAGCTGGCACCTTCTTAGGAGAGGCAGACCTGCTAAGCTGGTTGCTTCCAGTTACAGAACCACCAGTCGTGAGCGTATCGCCTTTCGACTTCTTATTTGGTGAAAGAGGGTTATCACCTCTCTCTGCTGGCCTCTTGTAATTTTTCCTTGGGTTAAAAAGTAATAACACAAGCTTTTATTAGTTAATAATGAAGTAATTTGTTAGATAAATCAATTAGTTGTAGTTATAATAGTAGGTTACCTCATAGTAGTTCCTGCAACACTTGCTACAGTAGGTGCATCAGTTACAGGAACTGgtgcatcttcttcttcaagatcttCTTGTGTTTCTGTTTCTTCTACTACATCATCCTCATTTGTTGCTGCAGGTTCATCTGTATCAGATGGTACATCATTGTGTTCAGGTGCATTGTCAGCACCCCAGTGCTCATCCTCTTCTCCAAAAGCTGGGTCAATTGACTCTTTGCACTTATTGCCATGGTGACCAAGTCTACCATATCTAGGGCATTTCTTTCTCCTGCCCCCAAGTCCTTTTCCTTCTGACTTTGCCCTAATCCTGGTCTTTCTAGGTCTACCAGGGGGCCTGTTTTGAACTGGAGCACACAGTTTGAATCTAGGATCAACTACATCCCACTGTTGCTTCCCCTCCATTGCAGGCAAGTTGTCAACATATGTTGCATTGAACATTTGTACTGAGTAATATGGGTGCACATACTGGTCAATCTCACTGGCTGGACCTCTCATTGATGTAATAAAGTATAGTGCATGTATGCAAGGTTGGCCTGTAATTTGCCACTTTCTGCAGCTACAAGTGTTAG is a genomic window containing:
- the LOC123095165 gene encoding monooxygenase 2 codes for the protein MEGVEEIVIAGAGLAGLATALGLHRKGVRCVVLESSATLRASGYAFTTWTNAFRALDALGVGDKIREHHLLYERLVAFSASTGEAAAKVSLKMQGKSGPHEIRCVKRNFLLETLEEELPEGTIRYSSKIVAIEEEGNVKLLHMADGSIIRANVLVGCDGVNSVVAKWLGLPKPILSGRSATRGLAEYPDGHGFGPEMLQFIGQGFRSGVLPCSDTSVYWNYTWYPSPADGDAEESVDKMRRHVLARLRAAKIPAEALDVVERGEMSEVVSSPLRFRSPLALVRGSISRRGVCVAGDAFHPMTPELGQGGCAALEDGVVLARCLGEAFAVGGHGSAEAALEKYAGERRWRAVRLVTAAYVVGFVQQSSNPAIKFLRERFLSGLLARVMVDMADFDCGKL